Proteins encoded within one genomic window of Acidovorax sp. 107:
- the cysD gene encoding sulfate adenylyltransferase subunit CysD, with the protein MNARTDSALLEKTNNMSYHLNNSHLDALEEETIFILREVAAAFERPALLFSGGKDSLVMLKCAEKAFGTKASGGGIPYPLLMIDTGHNFTEVTDFRDFRAKELGAELIVRNVEDSMARGTVRLAHPGESRNVHQSVTLLEAIEEFRFDALIGGARRDEEKARAKERIFSHRDSFGQWQPKAQRPELWTLFNTRLQPGEHFRVFPISNWTELDVWQYIDREQIGLPSIYYTHKRQVVDKKGLLMPVTELTPPREGDVVETRDVRFRTVGDITCTAPVESTAATPAEIVIETLAADVSERGATRMDDKTSDASMEKRKKDGYF; encoded by the coding sequence ATGAATGCCCGCACCGACTCAGCGCTGCTTGAGAAAACCAACAACATGAGCTACCACCTCAACAACTCGCACCTCGACGCGCTGGAAGAAGAAACCATCTTCATCCTGCGCGAAGTCGCCGCCGCCTTCGAGCGCCCCGCACTGCTGTTTTCGGGCGGCAAGGACTCGCTGGTCATGCTCAAGTGCGCTGAAAAGGCCTTTGGCACCAAGGCCAGCGGCGGCGGCATTCCGTACCCGTTGCTCATGATCGATACGGGCCACAACTTCACCGAAGTGACGGACTTCCGCGACTTCCGCGCCAAGGAGCTGGGCGCCGAACTCATCGTGCGCAACGTCGAAGATTCGATGGCCCGCGGCACGGTGCGCCTGGCCCACCCCGGCGAGTCGCGCAACGTGCACCAGTCGGTCACGCTGCTCGAAGCGATTGAAGAATTCCGCTTCGATGCGCTGATCGGCGGCGCCCGCCGCGACGAGGAAAAGGCCCGCGCCAAAGAGCGCATCTTCAGCCACCGCGACAGCTTTGGCCAATGGCAGCCCAAGGCCCAGCGCCCTGAGCTGTGGACCCTATTCAACACCCGCCTACAGCCCGGCGAACACTTCCGCGTGTTCCCCATCAGCAACTGGACCGAGCTGGACGTGTGGCAGTACATCGACCGCGAGCAGATCGGCCTGCCCAGCATCTACTACACGCACAAGCGCCAGGTGGTGGACAAGAAGGGCCTCTTGATGCCCGTGACCGAGCTGACTCCGCCGCGTGAGGGCGATGTGGTGGAAACGCGCGATGTGCGCTTCCGCACCGTGGGCGACATCACCTGCACCGCCCCCGTGGAAAGCACCGCAGCCACCCCGGCCGAGATCGTCATCGAGACCCTGGCCGCCGACGTGAGCGAGCGCGGCGCCACGCGCATGGACGACAAGACATCGGATGCTTCGATGGAGAAGCGCAAGAAGGACGGGTATTTCTGA
- a CDS encoding sulfate ABC transporter substrate-binding protein → MNFRRDFIKFPLAAAFAGALALTALPSFAQSVTLLNVSYDPTRELYVEFNQAFAKHWKAKTGQDVTIKQSHGGSGKQARSIIDGLDADVATLALAGDTDALHTNGGWIPKDWQKRLPHNSSPYTSTIVLVVRQGNPRGIKDWDDLVRPDVKVITPNPKTSGGARWNYLAAWEFAKRKYGGDAKAKDFVAKLYGNVPVLDTGARGSTITFAQRNQGDVLIAWENEAYLLEKEFGAKFDVIAPSISILAEPAVSVVDKNVDKKGTRAVAEAYLQYLYTEEGQDIAGKHFYRPAVSDKAKAKYAKQFPKLNLFTINDAFGGWDKAAKDHFADNASFDQIYTRK, encoded by the coding sequence ATGAACTTTCGCCGCGACTTTATCAAGTTTCCATTGGCCGCAGCCTTTGCGGGCGCTTTGGCGCTGACGGCGCTGCCGTCGTTTGCGCAGTCTGTGACGCTGCTCAATGTGTCCTACGACCCCACCCGCGAGCTGTACGTGGAGTTCAACCAGGCCTTTGCCAAGCACTGGAAGGCCAAGACCGGCCAGGACGTGACCATCAAGCAAAGCCATGGCGGATCGGGCAAGCAGGCCCGCTCCATCATCGACGGGCTGGACGCCGACGTGGCCACCCTGGCCCTGGCGGGCGACACCGATGCGCTGCACACCAACGGCGGCTGGATCCCCAAGGACTGGCAAAAGCGCCTGCCACACAACAGCTCGCCCTACACCTCCACCATCGTGCTGGTGGTGCGCCAGGGCAACCCCAGGGGCATCAAGGACTGGGATGACTTGGTCCGCCCGGATGTGAAAGTGATCACGCCCAACCCCAAGACCTCGGGCGGCGCGCGCTGGAACTACCTGGCCGCGTGGGAGTTCGCCAAGCGCAAATACGGCGGTGACGCCAAGGCCAAGGACTTCGTGGCCAAGCTGTACGGCAACGTGCCTGTGCTGGACACCGGCGCGCGCGGCTCCACCATCACCTTTGCGCAGCGCAACCAGGGCGATGTGCTCATCGCCTGGGAGAACGAGGCCTACCTGCTCGAAAAAGAGTTCGGTGCCAAGTTCGACGTGATCGCCCCCTCGATCTCCATCCTGGCCGAACCTGCCGTCTCGGTGGTGGACAAGAACGTGGACAAGAAGGGCACCCGCGCCGTGGCCGAGGCCTATCTGCAGTACCTCTACACCGAAGAAGGCCAGGACATCGCGGGCAAACACTTCTACCGCCCGGCCGTGTCCGACAAAGCCAAAGCCAAGTACGCCAAGCAGTTCCCCAAGCTGAACCTGTTCACCATCAACGACGCGTTTGGTGGCTGGGACAAGGCGGCCAAGGACCACTTTGCGGACAACGCCAGCTTTGACCAGATCTACACCCGCAAGTAA
- a CDS encoding sulfonate ABC transporter substrate-binding protein: MNELNRFSLQRRHLLATSAATAAAAALPATSWAQASGAPRVLRVGHQKGWLSILKGRGTLEKRLAPLGVKVTWTEFNAGPVQLEALNVGSIDFGDVGEAPPIFAQAAGAPLVYAGATVPRPALEAVIVPKDSPIRSVADLKGKRVAYNKGSNVQYFLVKLLEKHGLKYGDVQSVFLAPADARAAFERGAVDAWIIWDPFLAAAQKTLDARLLADATGVVNNRAYYFTSREFSTKNADVLRIAIEEVNAIDTWASKNKDAAAAELSAVLGLDKSITELYLNRARFGTAPVTREILAEQQAIADTFFDLKLIPKKLNLLHAAPVDL, translated from the coding sequence ATGAACGAACTGAACCGCTTCTCCCTGCAACGCCGCCACCTGCTGGCCACTAGTGCTGCCACCGCCGCTGCAGCGGCGCTCCCTGCCACCTCTTGGGCCCAGGCCTCCGGCGCGCCCCGCGTGCTGCGCGTGGGCCACCAAAAGGGCTGGCTCTCCATCCTGAAGGGCCGCGGCACGCTCGAAAAGCGCCTGGCTCCGTTGGGTGTGAAAGTGACCTGGACCGAATTCAACGCCGGCCCCGTGCAGCTCGAGGCGCTCAACGTCGGCTCCATCGACTTTGGCGACGTGGGCGAAGCCCCGCCCATCTTTGCCCAAGCTGCGGGTGCGCCGCTGGTGTACGCCGGTGCCACCGTGCCGCGCCCCGCGCTGGAGGCCGTGATCGTGCCCAAGGACTCGCCGATCCGCAGCGTGGCCGACCTCAAGGGCAAGCGCGTGGCCTACAACAAGGGCTCCAACGTGCAGTACTTCCTGGTCAAGCTGCTGGAGAAGCACGGCCTGAAATACGGCGACGTGCAGTCCGTCTTTCTGGCCCCGGCCGACGCGCGGGCTGCCTTTGAGCGCGGCGCAGTCGATGCCTGGATCATCTGGGACCCGTTCCTCGCCGCCGCGCAAAAGACGCTGGACGCCCGCCTGCTGGCCGACGCCACGGGTGTGGTCAACAACCGCGCCTACTACTTCACCTCGCGCGAGTTCTCCACCAAGAACGCCGATGTGCTGCGCATCGCGATCGAAGAGGTCAACGCCATCGATACCTGGGCGTCCAAAAACAAGGACGCCGCCGCTGCCGAGCTGTCGGCCGTGCTGGGCCTCGACAAGTCCATCACCGAGCTGTACCTGAACCGCGCCCGTTTTGGCACCGCGCCCGTCACGCGCGAGATCCTGGCCGAGCAGCAGGCGATTGCCGACACCTTCTTCGACCTCAAGCTCATCCCCAAAAAGCTCAACCTGCTGCACGCCGCGCCGGTGGACCTTTGA
- the mnmC gene encoding FAD-dependent 5-carboxymethylaminomethyl-2-thiouridine(34) oxidoreductase MnmC: MSEPIDWLPDGTPYSPRFGDRYHSENGGLDQARRVFLQGCGLPAAWAGQPQWRVLETGFGFGLNFLVTWAAWRADERRPRLLHFVSTEAWPVSAADLLRATAAHPELAPLAEQLHAQWWGLLPGVHRLAFDEGRVLLTLYVGDAQEMLRQQAPTADSVYLDGFSPSVNPEIWSTHALKAVARCCRRGTQLATWTIARAVRDALAECGFEVQRVPGVPPKRDNLQATYNPHWEPRPRTAALPEAPPTAAPQPRHCLVIGGGLAGAAAAASLARRGWQVQVLDGAAEPAAGASGLPAGVFAPHVSPDDAVLSRLSRSGVRTTLQQARQRLKAGQDWGPTGVLEHRTDGPPGLPTDWQGGPGADWTVPAPQAAREQADLPPDAVACWHAQAGWIRPPQMVRALLQEPGVTWLGNCPVASLRAQPAADAAANAAEWQALDAQGQVLAQAPVVVIAAGAGSSPLLADRWPLQPVRGQVSWGRYAAHLTAPAPFPANGHGNMVPSFGVGSPGNPGEEATERAWIMGSTFERNVAELPATAADQLAAHRSHWDKVQTLIPAAARELAPRFEARLAAGEQDTTASSAVEHWAAVRCTAPDRLPIVGPVDATALPGLWVCTAMGARGLTLALLCGELLAARLNGEPLPLDTKLARALSSERM; the protein is encoded by the coding sequence ATGTCCGAGCCCATCGACTGGTTGCCCGACGGCACCCCCTACAGCCCCCGCTTTGGCGACCGCTACCACAGCGAAAACGGAGGGCTGGACCAGGCCCGCAGGGTGTTTTTGCAAGGCTGCGGCCTGCCCGCGGCCTGGGCCGGGCAGCCCCAGTGGCGGGTGCTGGAAACCGGCTTTGGCTTCGGGCTGAACTTTCTCGTCACCTGGGCAGCGTGGCGGGCCGACGAGCGCCGCCCCCGGCTGCTGCACTTCGTATCGACCGAGGCCTGGCCCGTGAGCGCGGCCGACCTGCTGCGGGCCACTGCGGCCCACCCCGAACTAGCGCCCTTGGCTGAGCAATTGCACGCGCAATGGTGGGGCCTGCTGCCCGGCGTGCACCGCCTGGCATTTGACGAAGGCCGCGTGCTGCTCACCCTGTATGTGGGGGACGCGCAGGAGATGCTGCGCCAGCAGGCGCCGACGGCAGATTCGGTGTACCTCGACGGGTTCAGCCCCTCCGTCAATCCCGAAATCTGGAGCACCCACGCCCTCAAGGCCGTGGCGCGCTGCTGCCGCCGGGGCACCCAGCTCGCCACCTGGACCATCGCCCGCGCCGTGCGCGATGCGCTGGCCGAATGCGGCTTCGAGGTGCAGCGCGTGCCCGGCGTGCCACCCAAGCGCGACAACCTGCAGGCCACCTACAACCCCCACTGGGAGCCACGGCCCCGCACGGCCGCCTTGCCGGAGGCGCCCCCCACCGCCGCCCCGCAGCCCCGGCATTGCCTGGTGATTGGCGGCGGGCTGGCAGGTGCCGCAGCGGCCGCCAGCCTGGCCCGCCGGGGCTGGCAGGTGCAGGTGCTGGACGGGGCGGCGGAACCCGCCGCTGGCGCATCGGGCCTGCCTGCGGGCGTGTTTGCGCCCCATGTATCGCCCGACGATGCGGTGCTGTCGCGCCTGTCGCGCAGCGGCGTGCGGACCACGCTGCAGCAAGCCCGCCAGCGCCTGAAGGCCGGGCAGGACTGGGGCCCCACCGGCGTGCTGGAACACCGCACCGACGGCCCCCCCGGCCTGCCCACCGACTGGCAAGGGGGCCCCGGCGCGGACTGGACCGTCCCTGCCCCGCAAGCCGCTCGCGAGCAGGCCGACCTGCCGCCCGATGCGGTGGCCTGCTGGCATGCCCAGGCGGGCTGGATACGCCCGCCCCAGATGGTGCGGGCACTGCTGCAAGAACCCGGCGTCACGTGGCTTGGAAATTGCCCAGTGGCCAGCCTGCGCGCCCAGCCTGCTGCGGACGCCGCCGCCAACGCGGCCGAATGGCAGGCGCTGGATGCACAAGGCCAGGTACTGGCCCAGGCCCCCGTGGTGGTGATTGCCGCAGGCGCAGGCAGCAGCCCGCTACTGGCTGACCGCTGGCCCCTGCAACCTGTGCGGGGCCAGGTGTCGTGGGGCCGCTATGCCGCCCACCTGACGGCGCCAGCGCCGTTCCCGGCCAACGGGCATGGCAACATGGTGCCGTCGTTCGGCGTGGGCAGCCCCGGCAACCCGGGCGAAGAGGCCACCGAGCGCGCCTGGATCATGGGCTCCACTTTTGAGCGCAATGTGGCAGAGCTGCCCGCCACGGCCGCCGACCAGCTTGCGGCGCACCGCTCGCATTGGGACAAAGTGCAGACCCTGATCCCCGCCGCTGCCCGCGAACTGGCCCCCCGCTTCGAGGCACGGCTGGCCGCTGGTGAGCAGGACACCACCGCATCCTCCGCCGTCGAGCACTGGGCCGCTGTGCGCTGCACCGCCCCCGACCGCCTGCCCATCGTGGGGCCGGTGGATGCAACCGCCCTGCCCGGCCTGTGGGTGTGCACCGCCATGGGTGCGCGCGGGCTGACGCTGGCCTTGCTGTGCGGCGAGTTGCTGGCCGCCCGCCTCAACGGCGAGCCCTTGCCGCTGGACACCAAGCTGGCCCGCGCTCTGTCCAGTGAACGGATGTGA
- a CDS encoding DUF934 domain-containing protein produces the protein MKIIAAHEHHTDVAGQKIIELPNDTNPFELDLAGVDRIDLQFPKFTDGRAFSQARLLRGRLKFAGELRATGDVLIDQLVQMARCGFDVAVLREGVDMADAQRQFDRFKAFYQGDVTHPLPHFREAA, from the coding sequence ATGAAAATAATAGCTGCTCACGAGCACCACACTGACGTTGCCGGCCAGAAGATCATTGAACTGCCCAACGACACCAACCCCTTTGAACTGGACCTGGCGGGCGTGGACCGCATTGACCTTCAGTTTCCCAAGTTCACCGACGGCCGGGCCTTCAGCCAGGCACGCCTGCTGCGCGGTCGCCTGAAGTTTGCGGGCGAGCTGCGCGCCACGGGTGACGTGCTGATCGACCAGCTGGTGCAGATGGCCCGCTGCGGCTTTGACGTAGCGGTGCTGCGCGAAGGCGTGGACATGGCAGACGCCCAGCGCCAGTTTGACCGCTTCAAGGCCTTCTACCAGGGCGACGTGACGCACCCGCTGCCCCACTTCCGCGAGGCCGCCTGA
- a CDS encoding sulfonate ABC transporter substrate-binding protein codes for MAHLPLSNERRRALQLLGVTAFNWVLASRYAHAQSPAVPGPEQLRIGYQKSAVNLVILKQQGVLEKRFPGTRVSWLEFPAGPQLLEALSVGGLEFGLTGDSPPVFAQAAGKDLLYVGAEPPKPDSSALLVLKDSPLRTLADLKGRRIAVQKGSSAHYLLLRAVETAGLQWADIQPVYLAPADARAAFERKSVDAWAIWDPFYAATELAIQPRVLATGRDLASSNNSFYLAARPFVQAHPQVLRVLFDELSRADRLAQEARKDAIKLIAAFSGLDAGVVSLFIQRRPSSPVGLLSPATVADQQRVADAFFKLGLIPKPVNVADIVWRPAAAELAAVSARP; via the coding sequence ATGGCCCACCTTCCCCTGAGCAACGAGCGCCGCCGCGCGCTGCAACTGCTGGGTGTCACCGCCTTTAACTGGGTGCTGGCGAGCCGCTACGCCCACGCACAAAGCCCGGCCGTGCCAGGCCCCGAGCAACTGCGCATCGGCTACCAGAAGTCCGCCGTCAACCTTGTCATCCTCAAGCAGCAGGGCGTGCTGGAAAAGCGCTTTCCCGGCACCCGCGTGAGCTGGCTGGAGTTCCCGGCTGGGCCGCAACTGCTTGAAGCGCTGTCGGTCGGCGGCCTCGAATTTGGCCTGACCGGCGACTCGCCGCCCGTGTTTGCGCAGGCCGCAGGCAAAGACCTGCTCTATGTGGGCGCCGAGCCGCCCAAGCCCGACAGCTCGGCCCTGCTGGTGCTCAAGGACTCGCCCCTGCGCACCCTGGCCGATCTCAAAGGCCGACGCATCGCCGTGCAAAAGGGCAGTAGCGCCCACTACCTGCTGCTGCGCGCAGTCGAAACGGCAGGGCTGCAGTGGGCCGACATCCAGCCCGTGTACCTGGCCCCGGCCGATGCCCGCGCAGCGTTCGAGCGCAAGAGCGTGGACGCCTGGGCCATCTGGGACCCGTTCTACGCCGCCACCGAGCTCGCCATCCAGCCCCGCGTGCTGGCCACGGGGCGCGACCTGGCCAGCAGCAACAACTCGTTCTACCTGGCCGCCCGCCCGTTTGTGCAGGCCCACCCGCAGGTGCTGCGCGTGCTGTTTGACGAACTCAGCCGCGCCGACCGCCTGGCGCAAGAGGCGCGCAAGGACGCGATCAAGCTCATTGCCGCCTTCAGCGGGCTGGACGCGGGTGTGGTGAGCCTGTTCATCCAGCGCCGCCCCTCATCACCTGTGGGCCTGCTCTCGCCCGCCACCGTGGCTGACCAGCAGCGCGTGGCCGATGCGTTTTTCAAGCTCGGCCTGATCCCCAAACCCGTGAACGTGGCCGACATCGTGTGGCGGCCTGCGGCAGCGGAGCTGGCGGCTGTCAGCGCCAGGCCCTGA
- a CDS encoding oxidative damage protection protein: MARTVQCIKLGQEAEGLDFPPYPGELGKRIWENVSKQAWADWLKHQTMLVNENRLNLADARARQYLARQMENHFFGSGADAAAGYVPPSA; encoded by the coding sequence ATGGCACGCACCGTCCAATGCATCAAACTCGGCCAAGAAGCTGAAGGCCTGGACTTTCCGCCCTACCCCGGCGAGCTGGGCAAGCGCATCTGGGAAAACGTGAGCAAGCAGGCCTGGGCCGACTGGCTCAAGCACCAGACCATGCTGGTCAACGAAAACCGCCTGAACCTGGCCGATGCGCGGGCCCGCCAGTACCTGGCCCGGCAGATGGAAAACCATTTCTTTGGCAGCGGCGCAGACGCTGCGGCGGGCTACGTCCCGCCCAGCGCGTAA
- a CDS encoding nitrite/sulfite reductase yields MYQYTDFDRQFIRLRAEQFRDQLERWQAGKLTEEQFRPLRLQNGWYVQRYAPMLRVAVPYGELSSTQLRVLARVAREYDQPEPALLAEAQATQEKLGEIPLADGRRIGTKLKYGYGHFTTRTNVQYNWIPLSKAADVMDLLATVQLHGIQTSGNCIRNINSDALAGIAADEIADPRPFCEILRQWSTLHPEFSFLPRKFKISINGAREDRAALGWYDVGLQLVKNDAGELGFKVRVGGGMGRTPTISPVLREFLPWNQLMNYLEAVIRVYNRYGRRDNSWKARIKILVKAEGQSYIDQVNEEFRQIVEDEGGPHTITQAEYDRVAANFREPDLDLSPANAEAETLELLRTAASDDRDFGRWLTSNVLPHRHPQLRAVMLSFKRLGYAPGDATAEQMEAAAELADRFSGGESRVTHEQNLLLPWVRRDQLPALYQAAKALGLAKPNIGLLTDMIACPGGDFCSLANARSLPIAEAITERYQDLDELWDLGEIDLHISGCINSCGHHHSGHIGILGVDKDGKEWYQITLGGADGSNLSGPATPGKIIGPSFSASEVPGVIEALLAVYRTERLPLAGDAEGPRHENFIDTVRRVGLDPFKAAANAARHPAETEAA; encoded by the coding sequence ATGTACCAATACACCGACTTTGACCGCCAATTCATCCGCCTGCGCGCCGAGCAGTTCCGCGACCAGCTCGAACGCTGGCAAGCGGGCAAACTGACCGAAGAGCAGTTCCGCCCCCTGCGCCTGCAAAACGGCTGGTATGTGCAACGTTACGCGCCCATGCTGCGCGTGGCCGTGCCGTACGGCGAGCTGTCGAGCACCCAGCTGCGGGTGCTGGCCCGCGTGGCCCGCGAATACGACCAGCCCGAGCCCGCCCTGCTGGCCGAGGCCCAGGCTACGCAAGAAAAGCTGGGCGAGATTCCGCTGGCCGACGGCCGCCGTATTGGCACCAAGCTGAAGTACGGCTATGGCCACTTCACCACGCGCACCAACGTGCAGTACAACTGGATTCCGCTGTCCAAGGCTGCGGACGTGATGGACCTGCTGGCCACCGTGCAACTGCACGGCATCCAGACCAGCGGTAACTGCATCCGCAACATTAACAGCGACGCGCTCGCGGGCATCGCGGCCGACGAGATCGCCGACCCCCGCCCCTTCTGCGAAATCCTGCGCCAGTGGAGCACGCTGCACCCCGAGTTTTCATTCCTGCCCCGCAAGTTCAAGATCTCGATCAACGGTGCGCGCGAAGACCGCGCCGCCCTGGGCTGGTACGACGTGGGCCTGCAGCTCGTCAAGAACGACGCGGGCGAACTCGGCTTCAAGGTGCGCGTGGGCGGCGGCATGGGCCGCACGCCCACCATCAGCCCAGTGCTGCGCGAGTTCCTGCCATGGAACCAGCTCATGAACTACCTGGAAGCCGTGATCCGCGTGTACAACCGCTACGGCCGCCGCGATAACAGCTGGAAGGCGCGCATCAAGATTTTGGTGAAGGCCGAGGGCCAGAGCTACATCGACCAGGTGAATGAAGAGTTCCGCCAGATCGTCGAGGACGAAGGCGGCCCGCACACCATCACCCAGGCCGAATACGACCGCGTGGCCGCGAACTTCCGCGAGCCCGACCTCGACCTCTCGCCCGCCAACGCCGAAGCCGAAACCCTGGAACTGCTGCGCACCGCCGCCAGCGACGACCGCGACTTTGGCCGCTGGCTCACCAGCAACGTGCTGCCACACCGCCACCCGCAGCTGCGCGCGGTGATGCTCTCGTTCAAGCGCCTGGGCTATGCGCCCGGCGACGCGACGGCCGAGCAGATGGAAGCCGCCGCCGAGCTGGCCGACCGCTTCTCGGGTGGCGAATCGCGCGTGACACACGAGCAAAACCTGCTGCTGCCCTGGGTGCGCCGCGACCAGTTGCCCGCGCTCTACCAGGCCGCCAAGGCGCTGGGCCTGGCCAAGCCCAACATCGGCCTGCTGACCGACATGATCGCCTGCCCCGGCGGTGACTTCTGCTCGCTGGCCAATGCCCGTTCGCTGCCCATTGCCGAGGCCATCACCGAGCGATACCAGGACCTGGACGAGCTGTGGGACCTGGGCGAGATCGACCTGCACATCAGCGGCTGCATCAACAGCTGCGGCCACCACCACAGCGGCCACATCGGCATCCTGGGCGTGGACAAGGACGGCAAGGAGTGGTACCAGATCACGCTGGGCGGAGCCGATGGCTCCAACCTGTCGGGCCCCGCCACGCCCGGCAAGATCATCGGCCCCTCGTTCAGCGCCTCCGAAGTGCCGGGCGTGATCGAAGCACTGCTGGCCGTCTACCGTACAGAGCGCCTGCCGCTGGCCGGCGACGCCGAAGGACCGCGCCACGAGAACTTCATCGACACGGTGCGCCGTGTCGGTCTCGACCCCTTCAAGGCCGCCGCCAATGCCGCGCGCCACCCTGCTGAAACCGAAGCCGCCTGA
- the ssuE gene encoding NADPH-dependent FMN reductase: MSALLIAGSPSERSRSAVLLDAVAQRLSVRGALVDRIHIRDLSPQALLLADFGHPTVVSAIDQVADASVLVVATPVYKAAYSGVLKVFLDLLPQTALKGKTVLPLATGGSPHHMLALDYALRPVLQSLGAKSILPGIYATDAQVTLTPEGTYHVQADIAARLDDAVSVLVTETLRPSPAQATRFAPVNFADVRCSV, encoded by the coding sequence ATGTCCGCCTTGCTCATCGCCGGCAGTCCCTCGGAGCGCTCCCGCTCCGCCGTTTTGCTCGACGCCGTGGCCCAGCGCCTTTCGGTGCGCGGCGCGCTGGTGGACCGCATCCACATCCGCGACCTGTCGCCCCAGGCGCTGCTGCTGGCCGACTTTGGGCACCCCACGGTGGTCAGCGCCATCGACCAGGTGGCCGATGCCAGCGTGCTGGTGGTGGCCACCCCCGTCTACAAGGCGGCGTACAGCGGCGTGCTCAAGGTGTTTCTGGACCTGCTGCCGCAAACAGCCCTCAAGGGCAAGACCGTGCTGCCCCTGGCCACGGGCGGCAGCCCACACCACATGCTGGCGCTGGACTACGCTCTGCGCCCCGTGCTGCAGTCGCTGGGCGCCAAAAGCATCCTGCCCGGCATCTACGCTACCGATGCCCAGGTCACGCTGACGCCCGAGGGCACCTACCACGTGCAGGCCGACATTGCCGCCCGGCTGGACGACGCGGTGAGTGTGCTGGTGACCGAAACCCTGCGCCCATCGCCCGCCCAAGCCACGCGTTTTGCACCGGTCAACTTCGCTGACGTGCGATGTAGCGTCTGA
- a CDS encoding sulfite exporter TauE/SafE family protein: MHELAFVFAGFAVGLIVGLTGVGGGSLMTPILIFFFGIKPHMAVGTDLLFAAFTKMGGTVSLARQRLVPWKVVGQLCAGSIPAALLALWALQVMGPASGTAQAIMTTTLGFALLLTAAATLYKVIAFSAQRQAAEAAARKNHVGDPARPRHWSLPVLLGAVIGTLVTFTSVGAGAIGVTVLLLVYPMLPLPRIIGADIAYAVPLTLVAGLGHASLGSVDWSLLAQLLAGSLPGIWLGSRLVTRTPERLIRSALSLLLAWAGFKLILI; encoded by the coding sequence ATGCATGAATTGGCGTTTGTCTTTGCGGGATTTGCAGTGGGTCTGATCGTCGGACTCACTGGCGTGGGCGGTGGCTCGCTGATGACGCCCATCCTCATCTTCTTCTTTGGCATCAAGCCCCACATGGCCGTGGGCACCGACCTGCTGTTTGCCGCCTTTACCAAGATGGGCGGCACCGTGAGCCTCGCGCGCCAGCGCCTGGTGCCCTGGAAGGTGGTGGGCCAGCTGTGCGCCGGCAGCATTCCGGCCGCGCTGCTGGCGTTGTGGGCCCTCCAGGTGATGGGACCGGCCAGCGGCACCGCGCAGGCCATCATGACCACCACGCTGGGTTTTGCCCTGCTGCTCACGGCAGCGGCTACGCTCTACAAAGTCATTGCTTTCTCCGCCCAACGCCAGGCGGCCGAGGCAGCAGCCCGCAAGAACCACGTGGGCGACCCCGCCCGCCCGCGCCACTGGAGCCTGCCGGTTCTGCTGGGCGCGGTGATTGGCACGCTGGTCACCTTCACCTCAGTGGGCGCAGGCGCCATTGGCGTGACGGTGCTGCTGCTGGTGTACCCCATGCTGCCGCTACCGCGCATCATTGGCGCAGACATTGCCTACGCCGTTCCATTGACCCTGGTGGCCGGGCTGGGACACGCATCGCTGGGCTCGGTGGACTGGTCTTTGCTTGCACAATTGCTGGCTGGCTCGCTGCCGGGCATCTGGCTGGGCTCGCGCCTCGTCACCCGCACGCCCGAGCGCCTCATTCGCTCTGCCCTTTCCCTGCTGCTCGCCTGGGCGGGCTTCAAACTGATTCTGATCTGA
- a CDS encoding phosphoadenosine phosphosulfate reductase family protein — MNMRDTTHAMSQLDLAAINADLGRNAPALVEWALGLGQTSIVTTNFRPFEAVILHLVTQVKPDVPVVWMDNGYNTEATYRFADEVTKQLGLNLQIYLPLRSRAHREAVEGPTPALDDPRHAAFTAEVKLEPFARALRETAPQVWFTALRATDTAVRAQMDPVSINPDGLIKVAPLLHWSSKDLHEYCVKHGLPNNFDYVDPTKGEDNRECGLHLAH, encoded by the coding sequence ATGAACATGAGAGACACCACCCACGCCATGAGCCAGCTTGACCTCGCCGCCATCAACGCCGACCTGGGCCGCAATGCCCCCGCCCTGGTCGAATGGGCTCTGGGCCTTGGCCAGACCAGCATCGTCACCACCAACTTCCGCCCGTTCGAGGCGGTGATCCTGCACCTGGTCACGCAGGTGAAGCCCGATGTGCCGGTGGTGTGGATGGACAACGGCTACAACACCGAAGCCACCTACCGCTTTGCCGACGAGGTGACGAAGCAGCTGGGTTTGAACCTGCAGATCTACCTGCCGCTGCGCTCGCGCGCCCACCGCGAAGCCGTAGAAGGCCCCACGCCCGCACTGGACGACCCGCGCCACGCCGCGTTCACCGCCGAGGTGAAGCTGGAGCCCTTTGCCCGCGCCCTGCGCGAGACTGCGCCCCAGGTGTGGTTCACCGCCCTGCGCGCCACCGACACCGCCGTGCGCGCACAGATGGACCCGGTGAGCATCAACCCCGATGGCCTCATCAAGGTGGCGCCGCTGCTGCACTGGTCATCCAAAGACCTGCACGAATACTGCGTGAAGCACGGACTGCCCAACAACTTCGACTACGTGGACCCCACCAAGGGCGAAGACAACCGCGAGTGCGGCCTGCACCTTGCGCATTGA